A genomic segment from Callithrix jacchus isolate 240 chromosome 8, calJac240_pri, whole genome shotgun sequence encodes:
- the RFX7 gene encoding DNA-binding protein RFX7 isoform X8, giving the protein MDCINRFQTSPSLKKLMAKRSLKKDCTNTYDAQLLWLCKELLKTVQSKVDCILQEVEKFTDLEKLYLYLQLPSGLSNGEKSDQNAMSSSRAQQMHAFSWIRSTLEEHPETSLPKQEVYDEYKSYCDNLGYHPLSAADFGKIMKNVFPNMKARRLGTRGKSKYCYSGLRKKAFVHMPTLPNLDFHKTGDGLEGAEPSGQLQNIDEEVISSACRLVCEWAQKVLSQPFDNILELARFLVKSHYIGTKSMAALTVMAAAPAGIKGITQPSAFIPTAESNSFQPQVKTLPSPIDAKQQLQRKIQKKQQEQKLQSPLPGESSAKKSESATSNGVTNIPNGNPSILSPQPIGIVVAAVPSPIPVQRTRQLVTSPSPMSSSDGKVLPLNVQVVTQHMQSVKQAPKTPQNIPASPGGDRSARHRYPQILPKPANTSALTIRSPTTVLFTSSPIKTAVVPASHMSSLNVVKMTTISLTPSNSNTPLKHSASASSATGTTEESRSIPQIKNGSVVSLQSPGSRTSSAGGTSAVEVKVEPETSSDEHPVQCQENSDGAKAPQTPSALLGQKSNTDGALQKPSNEGVIEIKATKVCDQRTKCKSRCNEILPGTSTGNNQSTVTLSVASQNLTFTSTSSPSNGDSINKDPKICTKSPRKRLSSTLQETQVPPVKKPIVEQHSAATIEGQKQGSVKKDQKVPHSGKTEGSTAGAQIPSKVSVNVNSHIGANQPLNSALVINDSALEQPATPSSSPDIKVKLEGSVFLLDSDSKSVGSFNPNGWQQITKDSEFISASCEQQQDISVMTIPEHSDINDLEKSVWELEGMPQDTYSQQLHTQIQESSLNQIQAHPSDQLPLQSELKEFEPSVSQTNESYFPFDDELTQDSIVEELVLMEQQMSMNNSHSYGSCLGMTLQSQSVTPGAPMSSHTSSTHFYHPIHSNGTPIHTPTPTPTPTPTPTPTPTPTSEMIAGSQSLSRESPCSRLAQTTPVDSALGSSRHTPIGTPHSNCSSSVPPSPVECRNPFAFTPISSSMAYHDASIVSSSPVKPMQRPMATHPDKTKLEWMNNGYSGVGNSSVSGHGILPSYQELVEDRFRKPHAFAVPGQSYQSQSRHHDTHFGRLTPVSPVQHQGATVNNTNKQEGFAVPAPLDNKGTNSSASSNFRCRSVSPAVHRQRNLSGSTLYPVSNIPRSNVTPFGSPVTPEVHVFTNVHTDTCANNIAQRSQSVPLTVMMQTAFPNALQKQANSKKITNVLLSKLDSDNDDAVRGLGMNNLPSNYTARMNLTQILEPSTVFPSANPQNMIDSSTSVYEFQTPSYLTKSNSTDQINFSPGDNQAQSEIGEQQLDFNSTVKDLLSGDSLQPNQQLVGQVASDLTNTASDFSSDIRLSSELSGSINDLNTLDPNLLFDPSRQQGQDDEATLEELKNDPLFQQICNESMNSMTSSGFEWIESKDHPTVEMLG; this is encoded by the exons GAGCTATTGTGACAATCTTGGTTACCATCCATTAAGTGCTGCTGATTTTGGAAAGATCATGAAAAACGTCTTTCCAAATATGAAGGCACGTCGTTTGGGCACAAGAGGCAAATCTAAATAT TGCTACAGTGgactaagaaaaaaagcttttgttCATATGCCAACACTGCCCAACCTTGACTTTCACAAAACTGGAGACGGA TTGGAAGGAGCTGAACCTTCTGGGCAGCTTCAAAATATAGATGAAGAAGTTATCTCTTCTGCTTGCCGTCTTGTGTGTGAGTGGGCCCAGAAAGTGTTAAGCCAACCATTTGACAACATCTTGGAATTAGCCCGCTTCCTTGTAAAAAGTCACTATATAGGCACCAAGTCAATGGCAGCTCTAACTGTAATGGCAGCAGCACCAGCAG gAATTAAAGGAATTACCCAGCCTTCTGCTTTTATACCTACAGCTGAAAGTAATTCCTTTCAGCCTCAGGTGAAGACTTTGCCGTCTCCAATTGATGCTAAACAGCAGTTGCAACGGAAAATCCAAAAGAAGCAGCAAGAGCAAAAACTACAATCCCCTTTGCCAGGAGAATCCTCagcaaaaaaatcagaaagtgcTACAAGCAATGGAGTAACTAATATTCCTAATGGAAATCCTTCAATCCTTTCTCCTCAACCTATTGGTATCGTTGTGGCAGCTGTCCCTAGTCCCATTCCG GTCCAGCGGACTAGGCAATTGGTAACTTCACCGAGTCCAATGAGTTCTTCTGATGGCAAAGTTCTTCCTCTCAACGTACAGGTGGTCACTCAGCACATGCAGTCTGTGAAGCAGGCACCAAAGACTCCCCAGAACATTCCAGCCAGTCCTGGTGGAGATCGTTCTGCCCGGCACCGTTACCCTCAGATCTTACCCAAACCAGCCAACACCAGTGCACTCACCATTCGCTCTCCAACTACGGTCCTCTTTACTAGTAGTCCCATCAAAACTGCTGTTGTACCCGCTTCACACATGAGTTCTCTAAATGTGGTGAAAATGACAACAATATCCCTCACACCCAGCAACAGTAACACCCCTCTTAAACATTCTGCCTCAGCCAGCAGTGCTACAGGAACAACAGAAGAATCAAGGAGTATTCCACAGATCAAGAATGGTTCTGTTGTATCACTTCAGTCTCCTGGGTCCAGGACCAGCAGTGCGGGGGGAACATCTGCTGTGGAAGTCAAAGTGGAACCTGAAACATCATCAGATGAACATCCTGTACAGTGCCAAGAGAACTCTGATGGGGCTAAAGCTCCCCAAACACCTAGTGCCCTTTTGGGGCAGAAAAGTAACACAGATGGAGCACTGCAGAAACCTTCAAATGAAGGTGTCATTGAAATAAAAGCAACTAAGGTCTGTGACCAGAGGACCAAATGTAAAAGTCGCTGTAATGAAATTCTGCCAGGCACATCAACAGGCAATAATCAAAGCACTGTCACTCTATCAGTTGCTTCTCAGAACTTAACTTTCACCAGCACCAGCTCACCATCTAATGGTGACTCAATCAATAAAGACCCTAAAATATGCACTAAAAGCCCAAGAAAACGACTGTCTTCTACATTGCAAGAGACCCAGGTGCCTCCTGTAAAGAAACCAATTGTGGAACAGCATTCAGCAGCTACCATAGAAGGGCAGAAACAAGGCAGTGTTAAGAAGGACCAAAAGGTTCCACATTCAGGGAAAACAGAAGGTTCAACAGCAGGTGCTCAGATTCCTAGCAAGGTATCAGTAAATGTCAATTCACACATAGGAGCGAATCAACCCTTGAATTCTGCCCTTGTTATCAATGATTCAGCTTTGGAACAGCCAGCAACTCCATCATCATCTCCAGATATAAAAGTAAAACTTGAAGGAAGTGTCTTTCTCTTGGACAGTGATTCAAAGTCAGTTGGCAGCTTTAATCCAAATGGATGGCAGCAAATCACTAAGGATTCTGAGTTTATATCTGCCAGTTGTGAACAACAGCAAGATATCAGTGTTATGACAATTCCTGAGCACTCTGATATCAATGACTTAGAAAAATCTGTTTGGGAATTAGAAGGAATGCCACAGGACACATATAGCCAGCAGCTACATACCCAGATACAAGAATCTTCTTTGAATCAAATACAAGCACATCCTTCAGATCAGTTACCTCTGCAATCTGAACTGAAGGAGTTTGAGCCTTCTGTTTCCCAGACAAATGAAAGCTACTTTCCTTTTGACGATGAACTTACACAAGATAGTATTGTGGAAGAGCTGGTGCTTATGGAGCAGCAAATGTCAATGAACAACTCGCATTCCTATGGCAGCTGTTTGGGAATGACCCTTCAGAGTCAGTCAGTAACTCCAGGAGCTCCAATGTCATCTCACACCTCCAGCACCCACTTCTATCATCCAATCCATAGCAATGGCACTCCAATCCACACACCTACAcctacacccacacccacacccactcctaccccaaccccaaccccaacatCTGAAATGATTGCTGGATCTCAGAGTCTATCACGGGAGAGCCCTTGTTCCAGGCTAGCCCAGACTACACCTGTGGATAGTGCTTTAGGAAGTAGCCGGCATACACCCATTGGTACTCCACATTCTAACTGCAGCAGTAGTGTCCCTCCCAGCCCTGTTGAATGCAGGAATCCATTTGCATTCACTCCAATAAGCTCCAGTATGGCATATCATGATGCCAGCATTGTGTCAAGTAGTCCTGTGAAACCAATGCAAAGACCCATGGCCACACACCCTGACAAAACTAAGCTTGAATGGATGAATAATGGGTATAGTGGGGTTGGTAATTCATCGGTGTCTGGCCATGGCATACTCCCAAGCTATCAGGAACTAGTGGAAGACCGTTTCAGGAAACCTCATGCTTTTGCTGTGCCTGGACAGTCTTACCAGTCTCAATCCAGACATCATGACACTCATTTTGGTCGTTTGACTCCTGTCTCTCCTGTGCAGCATCAAGGTGCCACTGTAAATAACACCAACAAACAGGAGGGTTTTGCAGTCCCTGCCCCTCTTGATAATAAAGGAACTAATTCATCTGCCAGCAGCAACTTCAGATGCCGGAGTGTGAGCCCTGCTGTTCATCGCCAACGTAATCTTAGTGGAAGCACCCTCTACCCAGTATCTAATATCCCACGATCTAATGTGACCCCCTTTGGAAGTCCAGTAACCCCAGAAGTTCATGTTTTCACAAATGTTCACACAGACACATGTGCCAACAACATAGCTCAAAGAAGCCAATCAGTTCCATTAACAGTCATGATGCAGACAGCCTTCCCAAATGCTCTTCAGAAGCAGgcaaacagtaaaaaaataacCAATGTTTTGTTGAGTAAACTTGATTCTGACAATGATGACGCAGTGAGAGGTTTGGGAATGAACAACCTGCCCTCTAATTATACGGCCCGGATGAATCTCACTCAGATTTTGGAACCTTCTACTGTTTTTCCTAGTGCCAACCCACAAAATATGATCGATTCCAGCACTTCTGTTTATGAATTCCAGACACCATCTTACCTCACCAAAAGTAATAGCACCGATCAGATCAATTTTTCTCCTGGAGATAATCAAGCACAATCAGAAATTGGAGAGCAACAGTTAGATTTCAATAGCACTGTTAAAGACCTGTTGAGTGGAGACAGCTTGCAACCCAACCAGCAGCTGGTAGGTCAGGTAGCATCTGATCTCACCAACACTGCATCTGATTTCTCTAGCGATATCAGGTTGTCTTCTGAACTCTCAGGCAGCATCAATGATTTGAACACTTTAGACCCAAATCTACTGTTTGATCCAAGTCGTCAGCAGGGACAAGATGATGAAGCTACACTGGAAGAATTAAAGAATGATCCATTATTTCAACAAATTTGCAATGAATCCATGAATTCTATGACTTCATCAGGTTTTGAATGGATAGAAAGCAAGGACCATCCTACTGTTGAAATGTTGGGTTAA
- the RFX7 gene encoding DNA-binding protein RFX7 isoform X7 — protein MSPFNSSSRRCYCRGGLLSMHLVCSKSKTVQSKVDCILLCSTALLCLSSSFLHQQSSCLQQEVEKFTDLEKLYLYLQLPSGLSNGEKSDQNAMSSSRAQQMHAFSWIRSTLEEHPETSLPKQEVYDEYKSYCDNLGYHPLSAADFGKIMKNVFPNMKARRLGTRGKSKYCYSGLRKKAFVHMPTLPNLDFHKTGDGLEGAEPSGQLQNIDEEVISSACRLVCEWAQKVLSQPFDNILELARFLVKSHYIGTKSMAALTVMAAAPAGIKGITQPSAFIPTAESNSFQPQVKTLPSPIDAKQQLQRKIQKKQQEQKLQSPLPGESSAKKSESATSNGVTNIPNGNPSILSPQPIGIVVAAVPSPIPVQRTRQLVTSPSPMSSSDGKVLPLNVQVVTQHMQSVKQAPKTPQNIPASPGGDRSARHRYPQILPKPANTSALTIRSPTTVLFTSSPIKTAVVPASHMSSLNVVKMTTISLTPSNSNTPLKHSASASSATGTTEESRSIPQIKNGSVVSLQSPGSRTSSAGGTSAVEVKVEPETSSDEHPVQCQENSDGAKAPQTPSALLGQKSNTDGALQKPSNEGVIEIKATKVCDQRTKCKSRCNEILPGTSTGNNQSTVTLSVASQNLTFTSTSSPSNGDSINKDPKICTKSPRKRLSSTLQETQVPPVKKPIVEQHSAATIEGQKQGSVKKDQKVPHSGKTEGSTAGAQIPSKVSVNVNSHIGANQPLNSALVINDSALEQPATPSSSPDIKVKLEGSVFLLDSDSKSVGSFNPNGWQQITKDSEFISASCEQQQDISVMTIPEHSDINDLEKSVWELEGMPQDTYSQQLHTQIQESSLNQIQAHPSDQLPLQSELKEFEPSVSQTNESYFPFDDELTQDSIVEELVLMEQQMSMNNSHSYGSCLGMTLQSQSVTPGAPMSSHTSSTHFYHPIHSNGTPIHTPTPTPTPTPTPTPTPTPTSEMIAGSQSLSRESPCSRLAQTTPVDSALGSSRHTPIGTPHSNCSSSVPPSPVECRNPFAFTPISSSMAYHDASIVSSSPVKPMQRPMATHPDKTKLEWMNNGYSGVGNSSVSGHGILPSYQELVEDRFRKPHAFAVPGQSYQSQSRHHDTHFGRLTPVSPVQHQGATVNNTNKQEGFAVPAPLDNKGTNSSASSNFRCRSVSPAVHRQRNLSGSTLYPVSNIPRSNVTPFGSPVTPEVHVFTNVHTDTCANNIAQRSQSVPLTVMMQTAFPNALQKQANSKKITNVLLSKLDSDNDDAVRGLGMNNLPSNYTARMNLTQILEPSTVFPSANPQNMIDSSTSVYEFQTPSYLTKSNSTDQINFSPGDNQAQSEIGEQQLDFNSTVKDLLSGDSLQPNQQLVGQVASDLTNTASDFSSDIRLSSELSGSINDLNTLDPNLLFDPSRQQGQDDEATLEELKNDPLFQQICNESMNSMTSSGFEWIESKDHPTVEMLG, from the exons GAGCTATTGTGACAATCTTGGTTACCATCCATTAAGTGCTGCTGATTTTGGAAAGATCATGAAAAACGTCTTTCCAAATATGAAGGCACGTCGTTTGGGCACAAGAGGCAAATCTAAATAT TGCTACAGTGgactaagaaaaaaagcttttgttCATATGCCAACACTGCCCAACCTTGACTTTCACAAAACTGGAGACGGA TTGGAAGGAGCTGAACCTTCTGGGCAGCTTCAAAATATAGATGAAGAAGTTATCTCTTCTGCTTGCCGTCTTGTGTGTGAGTGGGCCCAGAAAGTGTTAAGCCAACCATTTGACAACATCTTGGAATTAGCCCGCTTCCTTGTAAAAAGTCACTATATAGGCACCAAGTCAATGGCAGCTCTAACTGTAATGGCAGCAGCACCAGCAG gAATTAAAGGAATTACCCAGCCTTCTGCTTTTATACCTACAGCTGAAAGTAATTCCTTTCAGCCTCAGGTGAAGACTTTGCCGTCTCCAATTGATGCTAAACAGCAGTTGCAACGGAAAATCCAAAAGAAGCAGCAAGAGCAAAAACTACAATCCCCTTTGCCAGGAGAATCCTCagcaaaaaaatcagaaagtgcTACAAGCAATGGAGTAACTAATATTCCTAATGGAAATCCTTCAATCCTTTCTCCTCAACCTATTGGTATCGTTGTGGCAGCTGTCCCTAGTCCCATTCCG GTCCAGCGGACTAGGCAATTGGTAACTTCACCGAGTCCAATGAGTTCTTCTGATGGCAAAGTTCTTCCTCTCAACGTACAGGTGGTCACTCAGCACATGCAGTCTGTGAAGCAGGCACCAAAGACTCCCCAGAACATTCCAGCCAGTCCTGGTGGAGATCGTTCTGCCCGGCACCGTTACCCTCAGATCTTACCCAAACCAGCCAACACCAGTGCACTCACCATTCGCTCTCCAACTACGGTCCTCTTTACTAGTAGTCCCATCAAAACTGCTGTTGTACCCGCTTCACACATGAGTTCTCTAAATGTGGTGAAAATGACAACAATATCCCTCACACCCAGCAACAGTAACACCCCTCTTAAACATTCTGCCTCAGCCAGCAGTGCTACAGGAACAACAGAAGAATCAAGGAGTATTCCACAGATCAAGAATGGTTCTGTTGTATCACTTCAGTCTCCTGGGTCCAGGACCAGCAGTGCGGGGGGAACATCTGCTGTGGAAGTCAAAGTGGAACCTGAAACATCATCAGATGAACATCCTGTACAGTGCCAAGAGAACTCTGATGGGGCTAAAGCTCCCCAAACACCTAGTGCCCTTTTGGGGCAGAAAAGTAACACAGATGGAGCACTGCAGAAACCTTCAAATGAAGGTGTCATTGAAATAAAAGCAACTAAGGTCTGTGACCAGAGGACCAAATGTAAAAGTCGCTGTAATGAAATTCTGCCAGGCACATCAACAGGCAATAATCAAAGCACTGTCACTCTATCAGTTGCTTCTCAGAACTTAACTTTCACCAGCACCAGCTCACCATCTAATGGTGACTCAATCAATAAAGACCCTAAAATATGCACTAAAAGCCCAAGAAAACGACTGTCTTCTACATTGCAAGAGACCCAGGTGCCTCCTGTAAAGAAACCAATTGTGGAACAGCATTCAGCAGCTACCATAGAAGGGCAGAAACAAGGCAGTGTTAAGAAGGACCAAAAGGTTCCACATTCAGGGAAAACAGAAGGTTCAACAGCAGGTGCTCAGATTCCTAGCAAGGTATCAGTAAATGTCAATTCACACATAGGAGCGAATCAACCCTTGAATTCTGCCCTTGTTATCAATGATTCAGCTTTGGAACAGCCAGCAACTCCATCATCATCTCCAGATATAAAAGTAAAACTTGAAGGAAGTGTCTTTCTCTTGGACAGTGATTCAAAGTCAGTTGGCAGCTTTAATCCAAATGGATGGCAGCAAATCACTAAGGATTCTGAGTTTATATCTGCCAGTTGTGAACAACAGCAAGATATCAGTGTTATGACAATTCCTGAGCACTCTGATATCAATGACTTAGAAAAATCTGTTTGGGAATTAGAAGGAATGCCACAGGACACATATAGCCAGCAGCTACATACCCAGATACAAGAATCTTCTTTGAATCAAATACAAGCACATCCTTCAGATCAGTTACCTCTGCAATCTGAACTGAAGGAGTTTGAGCCTTCTGTTTCCCAGACAAATGAAAGCTACTTTCCTTTTGACGATGAACTTACACAAGATAGTATTGTGGAAGAGCTGGTGCTTATGGAGCAGCAAATGTCAATGAACAACTCGCATTCCTATGGCAGCTGTTTGGGAATGACCCTTCAGAGTCAGTCAGTAACTCCAGGAGCTCCAATGTCATCTCACACCTCCAGCACCCACTTCTATCATCCAATCCATAGCAATGGCACTCCAATCCACACACCTACAcctacacccacacccacacccactcctaccccaaccccaaccccaacatCTGAAATGATTGCTGGATCTCAGAGTCTATCACGGGAGAGCCCTTGTTCCAGGCTAGCCCAGACTACACCTGTGGATAGTGCTTTAGGAAGTAGCCGGCATACACCCATTGGTACTCCACATTCTAACTGCAGCAGTAGTGTCCCTCCCAGCCCTGTTGAATGCAGGAATCCATTTGCATTCACTCCAATAAGCTCCAGTATGGCATATCATGATGCCAGCATTGTGTCAAGTAGTCCTGTGAAACCAATGCAAAGACCCATGGCCACACACCCTGACAAAACTAAGCTTGAATGGATGAATAATGGGTATAGTGGGGTTGGTAATTCATCGGTGTCTGGCCATGGCATACTCCCAAGCTATCAGGAACTAGTGGAAGACCGTTTCAGGAAACCTCATGCTTTTGCTGTGCCTGGACAGTCTTACCAGTCTCAATCCAGACATCATGACACTCATTTTGGTCGTTTGACTCCTGTCTCTCCTGTGCAGCATCAAGGTGCCACTGTAAATAACACCAACAAACAGGAGGGTTTTGCAGTCCCTGCCCCTCTTGATAATAAAGGAACTAATTCATCTGCCAGCAGCAACTTCAGATGCCGGAGTGTGAGCCCTGCTGTTCATCGCCAACGTAATCTTAGTGGAAGCACCCTCTACCCAGTATCTAATATCCCACGATCTAATGTGACCCCCTTTGGAAGTCCAGTAACCCCAGAAGTTCATGTTTTCACAAATGTTCACACAGACACATGTGCCAACAACATAGCTCAAAGAAGCCAATCAGTTCCATTAACAGTCATGATGCAGACAGCCTTCCCAAATGCTCTTCAGAAGCAGgcaaacagtaaaaaaataacCAATGTTTTGTTGAGTAAACTTGATTCTGACAATGATGACGCAGTGAGAGGTTTGGGAATGAACAACCTGCCCTCTAATTATACGGCCCGGATGAATCTCACTCAGATTTTGGAACCTTCTACTGTTTTTCCTAGTGCCAACCCACAAAATATGATCGATTCCAGCACTTCTGTTTATGAATTCCAGACACCATCTTACCTCACCAAAAGTAATAGCACCGATCAGATCAATTTTTCTCCTGGAGATAATCAAGCACAATCAGAAATTGGAGAGCAACAGTTAGATTTCAATAGCACTGTTAAAGACCTGTTGAGTGGAGACAGCTTGCAACCCAACCAGCAGCTGGTAGGTCAGGTAGCATCTGATCTCACCAACACTGCATCTGATTTCTCTAGCGATATCAGGTTGTCTTCTGAACTCTCAGGCAGCATCAATGATTTGAACACTTTAGACCCAAATCTACTGTTTGATCCAAGTCGTCAGCAGGGACAAGATGATGAAGCTACACTGGAAGAATTAAAGAATGATCCATTATTTCAACAAATTTGCAATGAATCCATGAATTCTATGACTTCATCAGGTTTTGAATGGATAGAAAGCAAGGACCATCCTACTGTTGAAATGTTGGGTTAA